The following are encoded in a window of Acidobacteriota bacterium genomic DNA:
- a CDS encoding glycosyltransferase produces MTVLYFADTRFPIERANGAQTMATCRALAARGHETTLVVRPDSAVPPRDPFAFYGLAPVTGLAVQRVPASGPGWYRRLTFLLAARRRVRAAPDATIYTRDLGVASFLLGDRRFDARRLVYESHGIAPVVSREMPALLGRPDLAPSPAKLDRLDRREQLVWRRAGAYVTITRCLADDLAARYGPRDHVVVAPDGADDPGVGGADRAPDGAAVAAYAGHLYPWKGVDVFVRALAAAPHVRGLIVGGHRQEADLSRVEALARECRVRDRLEMTGPLPPAGVARALVRASILVLPNTASAISERYTSPLKLFEYLWLARPIVASDLPSLREVLTPEAAIFVPPGDAAALGAALERLAADPALAASLGRRARQLAPAFTWARRAERLEQALLAAGGTA; encoded by the coding sequence GTGACCGTCCTGTACTTCGCCGACACGAGGTTCCCGATCGAACGCGCCAACGGCGCGCAGACGATGGCGACGTGCCGGGCGCTGGCGGCGCGAGGCCACGAGACGACGCTCGTCGTGCGCCCGGACTCGGCCGTGCCGCCGCGCGATCCGTTCGCGTTCTACGGGCTGGCCCCGGTGACGGGCCTCGCGGTGCAGCGGGTGCCGGCGTCGGGGCCGGGATGGTATCGGCGCCTCACGTTCCTGCTCGCGGCGAGGCGACGCGTGCGAGCCGCGCCGGACGCGACGATCTACACCCGCGATCTCGGCGTCGCATCGTTTCTTTTGGGCGACCGCCGCTTCGATGCCCGGCGGCTCGTGTACGAATCGCACGGCATCGCGCCGGTCGTGAGCCGGGAGATGCCCGCGTTGCTCGGCCGGCCGGACCTTGCGCCGTCGCCGGCGAAGCTCGACCGGCTCGATCGCCGCGAGCAGCTCGTGTGGCGGCGCGCGGGCGCGTACGTGACGATCACCCGATGCCTGGCCGACGATCTCGCGGCGCGCTACGGGCCCCGCGACCACGTCGTCGTCGCGCCGGACGGCGCCGACGACCCGGGCGTCGGCGGCGCCGACAGGGCGCCGGATGGCGCAGCCGTTGCCGCGTACGCTGGGCATCTCTATCCCTGGAAGGGCGTCGACGTGTTCGTGCGCGCGCTGGCGGCGGCGCCGCACGTCCGCGGCCTCATCGTCGGCGGCCATCGGCAGGAAGCCGACCTGTCGCGCGTCGAGGCGCTCGCGCGCGAGTGCCGCGTGCGCGACCGGCTCGAGATGACCGGACCGCTGCCTCCCGCCGGCGTGGCGCGTGCGCTCGTGCGCGCGTCGATCCTCGTGCTGCCGAACACGGCGTCGGCGATCTCCGAGCGCTACACGTCGCCGTTGAAGCTGTTCGAGTACCTCTGGCTCGCGCGGCCGATCGTCGCGTCGGATCTCCCGTCGTTGCGCGAGGTGCTCACGCCCGAGGCGGCGATCTTCGTGCCGCCCGGCGACGCCGCGGCGCTCGGCGCCGCGCTCGAGCGGCTCGCGGCGGATCCGGCGCTGGCGGCCTCGCTCGGACGTCGGGCCCGGCAGCTCGCGCCGGCGTTCACCTGGGCCCGGCGGGCCGAACGGCTCGAGCAGGCGCTCCTCGCGGCCGGGGGCACGGCGTGA